CAAAGCTGAAATCGGCCTGTCTATTTCCCGGCATTTATTCCGAAGTCCCATATCGATGGAGCCATCGTGATCTGTTCCATGCGAATCCCATCCCCAGTCGTATAGCTGAACAAATCTTACTCCTTTTTCCACCATTTTTCTAGCCAAAAGGCAGTTGTTTGCGAAGGATTCTGCGCCGGGCTTGGTGCCGTATAGTTTATGGATAGATTCAGGTTCATCATTGATGTCCATCACCTCGGGTACCTCAATCTGCATTCTATAAGCCATCTCGTATTGATTGATTCTTGCCAGAATCTCAGGATCTCCGTAAGTGTTAAATTCTTCCTGATTCACCGCATTGATTGCCTCAATGACGTTTTTCTTCAGATTTCTGCTCATTCCTTCCGGATCATCCAGGTACAATACGGGATCTCCTTTGGATCTACATTGTACACCTTGATAGACAGAAGGCAAAAATCCTGAGCCCCACACACTTTTGCCTGCATCAGGAGTTTTTCCACCGGAAGTAAGCACGACAAAGCCAGGGAGATTCTGATTTTCAGTACCCAGACCGTAAGTGACCCAGCTTCCCAAACTCGGTCTGCCAAGTCTTGCACTGCCAGTTTGCATGAAAAGCTGCGCTGGACCATGATTGAATTGATCTGTATGAACTGCCTTTATGAAAGAAACGTCATCAGCAAGTTTGGAAAAATGCGGCAGGTAATCGGAGATCCAGGCACCAGATTGTCCATGCTGAGCGAAATTTGCCTGTGGGCCAAGAATGTTAGGAGTTCCTTGGATAAAGGCGAATTTCCGACCTTCCAGCAGTGACTCAGGGCATGGCTGATTATGGTATTTTACGAGTTCTGGTTTGTAATCAAAAAGCTCCAGTTGCGAAGGTGCTCCTGCCATGTGGAGGTATATGATTGACTTTGCCTTAGCTCCGAATGGAGGAGGCAGGGGAGACAGTGGATTCAAATCCCTGTCAGTAAGATTGAGCCCTTTGCTAGCGGTGGCTGAGCCCGAATCACAACCAAACATCAAGGGAGCCAAAGCTAGCCCACCTACTTTGGAAACGCAATCCATCAGGAAGTGCCTTCTAGTTTGTTTGGAAAGCTTTTGCTGCGCAAACTCAGCGAGCATTTTGTCTAGGCTTTTCATCTGATTATGATTTTATTTTTAAAGGCCAGATGGAATCTTGCATTTTCATTCTTCATCCAGTTAGTTGACGATTTACTCTTGCTCGATTTCATATCAGGGTTTAGTTATAAATTCATCCAAATTAAGCATGGCGTTTGCCACAACTGTCATGGCGGCTTGCTTTGAGGTTATTTTTTGATCTTCCCAGCCAAAGAAAGATTCAAGTTCTTCAGGGTTCTTTTGGTACTGAGCTAAAGCTTCCTCATGCAATGTTTCCAGCGCAGCTAGCTTGGGTTCAGAGATCGGTGTTAAAATCATTTTTTCATAGCCATAGCTGATCGCTTTCTCAGGATTGGAACCTCCATTTGCCAGCATATCTTCAGAGAGATGAAAGGCAGCTTCAAGGTAAACAGGGTCGTTTAATGTGACTAAAGCCTGAAGAGGTGTATTGGTTACCAATCTTCTGCTGAGACAGACTTCCCGACTTCCTGCGTCAAAAGAAAGGAAAGAGGGATATGGGCTGGTTCTTTTTAGAAAAGTATAGACACCTCGACGGTGGGCATCCTCACCTTGACTTTCTGTCCATGTGCCACCGTTATAAACCGTTTGCCAGATGCCATCTGGTTGAGCAGGCATTACTCCTGGTCCATACATTTTGTCACTCAACAAACCTGAAACTGCTAATGCTTGATCCCGAATTTGCTCCGCACTCAATCTGAACCTTGGACCCCGTGCATACCATTTGTTTTGTGGGTCTTTGGTGTAAAGCTCTGGAGACACTACTGACGATTGCTTGTAGGTTTTGGAAGTTACGATTTCACGGATCAGGCTTTTGATGCTCCATTCGTAATCATTCATGGTTTTCCAAGCCAAGTAATCCAATAACTCTGGATGCGAAGGAGGGTCAGATTGTGTTCCCATGTCTTCTAGCGTACTCACAATTCCTCTCCCCATAAGCTGATCCCAAACACGGTTGACAAGTGTTCTTGACGTTAATGGATTTTCTTTGTCCGTAAGCCAGTAAGCAAAGCCAAGTCTGTTTTGTGGCCATTCCGGTTTCCAGGGATTGAGTTCTTTTGGAGTTTCGGGCTGGACTTTGTCTCCTAGCATCATCCAATTTCCCCGTTCGAAAACTCGGGTTTCCCGGGCCATATAGGCCGGGTTTTCAATCATAATCGGAAGCTTTGTACCTCCGAAATTCAGGATTTCTTCCCAGCTCTTTTGTATAGCTGCATAACCAGGTTTGTCCTCGCCTTTCAGTTTGGGTACGAAGGCAAACCATATAAATCTAGCTGCAGTTTGGTCTGGTTTTGAGTTGGGGTTTTTGATTTCTAGATACAGATCAATATTCCCTTGAACTGGTTTGAAAGGAATAGGACGGATGATTGTCCCGGTTTTATCAATTGGAAAGGATGCAAGTAGCTCTCCTTCAGGGCCGCCATTTCGAATAGTCATTTTGCTACCATCAAGACCAGCAGAGTATTCCATCAGCAACTGATCGGAACCTTGGGTATTTATATTTCTCAGATAAGCAGAACCATTACCTTCTATCCCTAACCATTTACTATCCAAAAGGGTAGCGTTAACGAAATCCACCGCGCTATGCGAAGGGTATTTGGGCTCCAGGAAAGTCATGAAGTCTTCCTTTGCTTCAGCTGCTTGTACTCCTTCGTTTTCTTTGACCCAAGCTGTGATGGATTCGATTTTCGTTTTTTCCTCTGGTGAATAAAAGCGAAGTCTAGGCTCCTCGTCATTGGTGTCCTCGTCCCGGGTGTTATTGAAAAATGCAGCTGACTGATAAAATTCTTCATGTCTGATCGGATCGTAGGTATGACTATGGCACTGTACGCAAGCCATGGTGGTACTTTGCCATACTTCGTAGGTGGTGCTGACTCTATCAAGGACTGCCGCTACACGGAATTCCTCGTCTTGTGTACCACCTTCATCGTTGTTCATGGTATTGCGATGAAAAGCTGTAGCTGTTAGTTGATCCTCGGTAGGATCTGGAAGTAAATCTCCAGCAAGTTGCTCTATAGTGAATTCATCGTAAGGCTTGTCAGCATTGAATGCTCGGATTACCCAGTCACGATATGGCCACATGGTTCGGTTAGGGTCTCGCTCATAGCCTTTGGTATCGGCATATCTCGCCATGTCCAGCCACCAAGTCGCCCATTTTTCCCCATAAGTGGGTGCAGCCAGCATTTTGTCTATTGCCTCTTCATAGGTAATATCCTTGGCGGAATAAGCTTCTATGATTTCCGGACTAGGAGGCAGACCGGTAATGTCTAGCGCAGCTCTTCGAAGCAATTTCAAGGAATTTTCCTCTGGAGAAAAATTTAACTCCATTTCTTCCAGCTTTTTGCCTACAAAAAAATCAATGGAAATGGACGATTCAGCGTCCTCATCTGGATAAAGTCCAGCGGTAAGTTTAGTATCGATTTCCTCAGGTTTTTGAACGGCCTGGTAGGCCCAGTGCTTACCCCATTTGGCTCCCTGCTTGATCCAGGTCTTCAAAAGTTCTATTTCATCCTGTGATAGGGGTTCCTTTTCATAGGGCATCCTCAATTCAGGGTCAGATGAAGTCAGGCGCTTAATTAGCTCACTACCATTAGGATCTCCGGGAATAATGGCCGCATGTCCTGATTCCGTAGTGGCAAAGGCTTCTTCTTCAAAAAGTACCGAAAAGCCACCGCTTTTTTTTACACCACCGTGGCAGGTAATGCAATTCTTGTTTAGGATGGGTTTGATTTCGGTACTGAAGTCAACTTCTCTTTCATTTCCAAAAAAGAAAAAGCCGGCTATGGTAATAAGAACTGCAACCGTAAGAAAAAGAGTGATTTTTAGCTTGTTCATTTGGATAGTAATGAATCCTTAAAGTAATGAATAATTGATTGTTTAAAAAGATATCAATCGGATATTAGTGCATAAGGACTAATGATGGCGAAATAGGCGCAAATAGTAATGAATTTGAAAAATATCATCTACCAGTTGATTTGGCTCAATAGCGGCAGAAAGAGGGTGGCATTGAACCCTGACCTTTGTGTGCTTCTCTTTGCACACAGTGTAAAAACAAACACCCTGCTTTAGCGGGAGCAGGGTGTTGGGATTAGAATTTATAGTTTGGGAGATTCTCCAAAATATCCTTGGTCATGGCGTCCAGGTCATAGTCGTGCTGCCAAGCCCAATCTTTCCTGGCACAGGAATCGTCTATGCTATCTGGCCAGCTATCTGCAATAGCTTGTCTGAAATCAGGGTTGTATTCGATTTTGAAGTCTGGAATATGTTTTAGAATGCTTTCATAACTCTCCTTAGGAGTGAAATTCATCGCAGCCAAGTTATAGCTAGATCGGATTTTCACGGATTCCCGTGGGGCATTCATTAGATCTAAGGTAGCTTTGATCGCATCAGGCATATACATCATCGGAAGGGAACTGTCTTCGCGTAGGAAGCAATTGAATTTTTCTCCAGCTAAAGCCTTGTGGTAAATGTCAACAGCGTAATCTGTAGTGCCGCCACCAGGAAGGGATTTGTACCCAATCAATCCAGGGTAACGCAGACTTCTGACGTCCACATTGAATTTCTGGAAATAGTATTCACACCATCTTTCGCCTGCCTGCTTCGAAATACCATAGATGGTATTCGGCTCTTTGACGCAGTATTGAGGAGTATTGATTTTTGGAGTATTTGGTCCAAAGACCGCAATGGATGATGGCCAATAAACTTTGTTAAGGTTGAATTCTTTGGCTAGCTCAAGGACAAGAAGTAAACTTTCCATGTTTAGTTCCCAAGCGAATAGCGGTTTTTTCTCACCCACAGCTGATAGAACTGCCGCTAAATGATAAATCTGAGTGATCTTTTCGTTTTTCACCAAGTTTCTCAGACCAGCTTTGTCCATCACATCGAGGACTTGAAATCGGCAAAAGTCGAATTTTGATTTTGCTGCTTCGTTGAGATCTGTGGCAATTACTTGTTCTGCTCCAAATTGATCTGCCAGAGACTTAGTGAGTTCCGAACCCAATTGCCCTGCGGCGCCTATTACCAGGATTTTTTCCATTTATTTTTCTTTCAAAATCTACCTAAAGCTGAGCTCTGGGTTTTTGTTTATATTTGGGTTTGCGACTGCAAAAGTAAGAAAAAACTGCTTCCAGAGCAGGGTTTTGACTAAAGGAATCATTCGTTTTTGAACAACACAAAATCAACTAGCTATCATGTACGATCAGTTCAGACCCAAATTACAAGAGGAATTAAATGGAATAGAAGAAGCCGGCCTTTTCAAAAAAGAGCGTGTTATCACCTCACCACAATCAGCAGAAATCACCATCGCCGGTGGACAGAAAGTTTTGAATTTTTGTGCGAACAATTACCTGGGACTTTCCTCTCATCCAAAAGTAATCGATGCGGCGAAAGCAGCGATTGACTCGCATGGTTTTGGGATGTCATCGGTACGTTTTATTTGTGGCACGCAGGATATTCATAAAGAGTTGGAGAAAAAAATATCTGAATTCTTGGGCACCGAAGACACCATACTTTATGCTGCGGCTTTTGATGCAAACGGAGGGGTTTTTGAACCACTTCTTGGGCCAGAAGATGCAATTATCTCGGATGCGTTGAATCATGCATCTATCATTGATGGGGTTCGTCTTTGTAAGGCAATGCGTTTCAGATACCAGCATAATGATATGGCTGATCTGGAAACTCAGCTGAAGGATGCTATTGCTAAAGGTGCTAAGCAAAAAATCATCGTAACCGATGGAGTTTTCTCCATGGACGGGACCATTGCACAATTAGATAAGATTGTGGAATTGGCGGAGAAATATGAAGCACTAGTGATGACTGACGAATGTCACTCCACAGGTTTCATGGGTAAAACTGGCCGTGGTGTACACGAGCATTGTGGTGTAATGGGCAAGATTGACATTATCACTGGTACGCTAGGAAAAGCCCTTGGGGGTGCGTCCGGAGGATTTACTTCCGGAAGAAAAGAGATTGTAGAATTACTTCGCCAGCGTTCCAGACCATATTTGTTCTCAAATACTTTAGCACCATCGATCACAGGTGCTTCGATAGCTGTATTTGATTTGCTTTCTGAGACTACCGAGTTGAGGGATAAATTGGAGGAAAACACCAAGTATTTCCGAGAGAAAATGACCGCTGCAGGATTTGATATCAAGCCAGGCGAGCATGCCATTGTTCCGATCATGCTGTATGATGCAGTGCTATCCCAGAAAATGGCGGAAAAGTTACTGGAAAAAGGTGTCTATGTAATTGGATTCTATTATCCGGTAGTTCCCAAAGGCCAGGCGAGAATCCGTGTTCAGATCTCGGCAGGTCATGACAAAGCGCATTTGGATCAGGCAATTGAAGCTTTCACTGAAGTGGGTAAGGAATTGGGAGTGATTGAGTAAAATAGTTTATCGGAAGGAAGACTGATATTACTTGGATGTCCGATTTTAGGTGTCCGACGCAGAAAAGCCGGGTTTCTATTCTAGATTCCCGGCTTTTTTAATATTGTGTTTGAAAATAAATCTTAAGATTTATCGTACAGTTACATGGTAGCAGCTTTGCTTTCTTTCTTTAATGAAGAAGATTTTGCCTGCTTTTTCAAACTCTTTGAGGATTTTCTCAAGCTTCTTTTGATTCTTTCGGTTCCAGCTTTTCTTTCCATTAAATCTAATGTAAGAAATGTCAAAAGATACTCCATAGGAGTGGGAGCTGACACCGGAAGTAGCATTTCTATTTCTCTTTCTTAGGCTTTTTTGTTGCGCTGGGGTTCGGGTCACTGAAGTCAAGGTGAAAAAGCTTTCTTTTTCGGTTAAGGTTTGGAACGCTACTCCGAGTTCTTCCAAGACAGTTTTGGAGTAGGGCGTGATGTAGGGGTGACTATGCGTGAGACGCATCACTTCATATCCGTTGCCTTTGCTGATGTGTACCAGTTTTTCTTCCTCTATAAGATTATTGAAATGCTCATCACTTTCTATCAGACCTATTCCATTATGCTCTGCAGCAAATAGGTGTTTATCATATTCCTTTGTGATCAGATTTTCCGGTACGGGAGGGATGACTCTAGGTTCTGGTTTTTCTACCTTTATAGGTTCAGGTTGTTCTGGTTTCTCCAGCGGATTTGAGGTGCTTAGCAAAGCGTTGTAAGTTTCTTTTAATTGCTGCTTCAATTCTGGGATGTAAGCTTGAGCAGCGAATGCACCCGCCGAGAAAAGTACGAAAATAGCGACAAAGTGAAATAAAGAAGGTTTCTTCATAGGGAATGAGTACTTTTTTAGTCTTTTAAGGGGGTAAGGTTGTGTTTAAGCAAGGGTTAGGCCGTTTAACTTGAATTAAGAGCTTATGTTTTTTGTGAACTGCATGGTTGGGTAAGTAATCGCAACTTCTGTTTTTTTAAGTCAAATCCCAAATGAGATTTCAAATAGGGTCAATTAATATGGTAAGAGGTATTGCCTTACTTTTTATTCGGTATGAAAGTAATGACGTATTAATGGCGCAAATAGTATACAGTAAACCATTTAATCTTGGAGGATCAAACTTTTACGATAAGAAAATAGGGGGACAGTTTTATAGTTATTGCAATTAAGAGACCGATTTTTTAGTCATTGCCAATTTCCTGCGCTTGTTGAGTTCATGCTCTTCCAGGTCGTCAAAACGGGTATCTACGTCCAGATTGTTCAAGTAGTCA
This genomic window from Algoriphagus sp. TR-M9 contains:
- a CDS encoding DUF1501 domain-containing protein; amino-acid sequence: MKSLDKMLAEFAQQKLSKQTRRHFLMDCVSKVGGLALAPLMFGCDSGSATASKGLNLTDRDLNPLSPLPPPFGAKAKSIIYLHMAGAPSQLELFDYKPELVKYHNQPCPESLLEGRKFAFIQGTPNILGPQANFAQHGQSGAWISDYLPHFSKLADDVSFIKAVHTDQFNHGPAQLFMQTGSARLGRPSLGSWVTYGLGTENQNLPGFVVLTSGGKTPDAGKSVWGSGFLPSVYQGVQCRSKGDPVLYLDDPEGMSRNLKKNVIEAINAVNQEEFNTYGDPEILARINQYEMAYRMQIEVPEVMDINDEPESIHKLYGTKPGAESFANNCLLARKMVEKGVRFVQLYDWGWDSHGTDHDGSIDMGLRNKCREIDRPISALLLDLKQRGMLEDTLVVWGGEFGRTPMQENRGGKTQGFLGRDHHVDAFTMWMAGGGIKPGVSYGITDDFGFSGVEEKVSVHDIHATILHLMGFDHEKFTYDFQGRPFRLTDVEGELINKILA
- a CDS encoding DUF5715 family protein translates to MKKPSLFHFVAIFVLFSAGAFAAQAYIPELKQQLKETYNALLSTSNPLEKPEQPEPIKVEKPEPRVIPPVPENLITKEYDKHLFAAEHNGIGLIESDEHFNNLIEEEKLVHISKGNGYEVMRLTHSHPYITPYSKTVLEELGVAFQTLTEKESFFTLTSVTRTPAQQKSLRKRNRNATSGVSSHSYGVSFDISYIRFNGKKSWNRKNQKKLEKILKEFEKAGKIFFIKERKQSCYHVTVR
- the kbl gene encoding glycine C-acetyltransferase, which produces MYDQFRPKLQEELNGIEEAGLFKKERVITSPQSAEITIAGGQKVLNFCANNYLGLSSHPKVIDAAKAAIDSHGFGMSSVRFICGTQDIHKELEKKISEFLGTEDTILYAAAFDANGGVFEPLLGPEDAIISDALNHASIIDGVRLCKAMRFRYQHNDMADLETQLKDAIAKGAKQKIIVTDGVFSMDGTIAQLDKIVELAEKYEALVMTDECHSTGFMGKTGRGVHEHCGVMGKIDIITGTLGKALGGASGGFTSGRKEIVELLRQRSRPYLFSNTLAPSITGASIAVFDLLSETTELRDKLEENTKYFREKMTAAGFDIKPGEHAIVPIMLYDAVLSQKMAEKLLEKGVYVIGFYYPVVPKGQARIRVQISAGHDKAHLDQAIEAFTEVGKELGVIE
- a CDS encoding NAD-dependent epimerase/dehydratase family protein, which codes for MEKILVIGAAGQLGSELTKSLADQFGAEQVIATDLNEAAKSKFDFCRFQVLDVMDKAGLRNLVKNEKITQIYHLAAVLSAVGEKKPLFAWELNMESLLLVLELAKEFNLNKVYWPSSIAVFGPNTPKINTPQYCVKEPNTIYGISKQAGERWCEYYFQKFNVDVRSLRYPGLIGYKSLPGGGTTDYAVDIYHKALAGEKFNCFLREDSSLPMMYMPDAIKATLDLMNAPRESVKIRSSYNLAAMNFTPKESYESILKHIPDFKIEYNPDFRQAIADSWPDSIDDSCARKDWAWQHDYDLDAMTKDILENLPNYKF
- a CDS encoding DUF1553 domain-containing protein, whose product is MNKLKITLFLTVAVLITIAGFFFFGNEREVDFSTEIKPILNKNCITCHGGVKKSGGFSVLFEEEAFATTESGHAAIIPGDPNGSELIKRLTSSDPELRMPYEKEPLSQDEIELLKTWIKQGAKWGKHWAYQAVQKPEEIDTKLTAGLYPDEDAESSISIDFFVGKKLEEMELNFSPEENSLKLLRRAALDITGLPPSPEIIEAYSAKDITYEEAIDKMLAAPTYGEKWATWWLDMARYADTKGYERDPNRTMWPYRDWVIRAFNADKPYDEFTIEQLAGDLLPDPTEDQLTATAFHRNTMNNDEGGTQDEEFRVAAVLDRVSTTYEVWQSTTMACVQCHSHTYDPIRHEEFYQSAAFFNNTRDEDTNDEEPRLRFYSPEEKTKIESITAWVKENEGVQAAEAKEDFMTFLEPKYPSHSAVDFVNATLLDSKWLGIEGNGSAYLRNINTQGSDQLLMEYSAGLDGSKMTIRNGGPEGELLASFPIDKTGTIIRPIPFKPVQGNIDLYLEIKNPNSKPDQTAARFIWFAFVPKLKGEDKPGYAAIQKSWEEILNFGGTKLPIMIENPAYMARETRVFERGNWMMLGDKVQPETPKELNPWKPEWPQNRLGFAYWLTDKENPLTSRTLVNRVWDQLMGRGIVSTLEDMGTQSDPPSHPELLDYLAWKTMNDYEWSIKSLIREIVTSKTYKQSSVVSPELYTKDPQNKWYARGPRFRLSAEQIRDQALAVSGLLSDKMYGPGVMPAQPDGIWQTVYNGGTWTESQGEDAHRRGVYTFLKRTSPYPSFLSFDAGSREVCLSRRLVTNTPLQALVTLNDPVYLEAAFHLSEDMLANGGSNPEKAISYGYEKMILTPISEPKLAALETLHEEALAQYQKNPEELESFFGWEDQKITSKQAAMTVVANAMLNLDEFITKP